A DNA window from Corallococcus soli contains the following coding sequences:
- a CDS encoding Na+/H+ antiporter has protein sequence MHIESAFVLLFSIATAVAIAARYFKFPYTVALVLAGLGLGVVHVFEPPHLTKELLFAVILPGLLFEAAFHVDFRKFWKNKLTITSLAIPGVVASMGLTALILSPAMKGMNLLEGFGLIHAMVFASLIVSTDPIAVVGLFKALGAPKRLAILVEGESLLNDGTAVVLFMLVVGVANGAKFSVGGATWDFIRIAGMGVVIGAAVGFVVSQVMQRVDDAMVEITLTMIAAYGSFVVAEQFHYSGVIATVVAGMLCGNWAARLSMSPTTRVAVESFWEYLAFALNSVVFLLIGLEVQLASLLAAWQPILLAYVVVLLGRAVVVYGVSGLLRFTSEKLPWSWSAVLTWSGLRGAVSMVLVLGLPADFAHREMLVNMTFGVVVLSIIFQGLTVAPILKRLGITGIKDIYQEKYELARGRLGAIHAAIASLEAMRRSREIPVDVLEPMERDYQAKAAAVEQELAALKQQSTRFHEEEHQEAARRVLIVEKDALFDAYQKGTLNKEVFEHLCAELDERIAKTKDAEAHVPLEDAHAGPQAMAS, from the coding sequence ATGCACATTGAATCAGCCTTCGTGCTGCTGTTCTCCATCGCGACCGCGGTGGCGATCGCGGCGCGCTATTTCAAGTTTCCGTACACGGTGGCGCTGGTGCTGGCGGGCCTGGGCCTGGGCGTGGTGCATGTCTTTGAACCGCCACACCTGACGAAGGAGCTGCTGTTCGCCGTCATCCTGCCGGGCCTGCTGTTCGAGGCGGCCTTCCACGTCGACTTCCGCAAGTTCTGGAAGAACAAGCTGACCATCACCTCGCTGGCGATCCCCGGCGTCGTGGCGTCCATGGGGCTCACGGCGCTCATCCTGTCGCCGGCGATGAAGGGGATGAACCTCCTGGAGGGCTTCGGCCTCATCCACGCGATGGTGTTCGCGTCGCTCATCGTGTCCACGGACCCCATCGCGGTGGTGGGCCTGTTCAAGGCGCTGGGCGCGCCCAAGCGTCTGGCCATCCTGGTGGAGGGTGAGAGCCTGCTCAACGACGGCACCGCCGTGGTGCTGTTCATGCTCGTCGTGGGCGTGGCCAACGGGGCGAAGTTCTCCGTGGGCGGAGCGACCTGGGACTTCATCCGGATCGCCGGCATGGGCGTCGTCATTGGCGCGGCGGTGGGCTTCGTGGTCTCGCAGGTGATGCAGCGCGTGGACGACGCGATGGTGGAGATCACCCTCACGATGATCGCCGCGTACGGTTCGTTCGTGGTGGCCGAACAGTTCCACTACTCGGGCGTCATCGCCACGGTGGTGGCCGGCATGCTGTGCGGCAACTGGGCGGCGCGGCTGAGCATGAGCCCCACCACGCGTGTCGCGGTGGAGAGCTTCTGGGAGTACCTGGCGTTCGCGCTCAACTCGGTGGTGTTCCTGCTCATCGGCCTGGAGGTGCAGCTCGCGTCGCTGCTGGCGGCGTGGCAGCCCATCCTGCTCGCGTACGTGGTGGTGCTCCTGGGCCGCGCGGTGGTCGTCTATGGCGTGTCCGGCCTGCTGCGCTTCACGTCGGAGAAGCTGCCGTGGAGCTGGAGCGCGGTGCTCACCTGGAGTGGCCTCCGGGGCGCGGTGTCCATGGTGCTGGTGCTCGGCCTTCCGGCGGACTTCGCCCACCGCGAGATGCTGGTGAACATGACGTTCGGCGTGGTGGTGCTCTCCATCATCTTCCAGGGCCTCACCGTCGCGCCCATCCTCAAGCGCCTGGGCATCACCGGCATCAAGGACATCTACCAGGAGAAGTACGAGCTGGCCCGGGGCCGGCTGGGCGCCATCCACGCCGCCATCGCGTCGCTGGAGGCCATGCGCCGCTCGCGCGAGATCCCCGTGGACGTACTGGAGCCCATGGAGCGCGACTACCAGGCGAAGGCGGCGGCGGTGGAGCAGGAGCTCGCCGCGCTCAAGCAGCAGTCCACGCGCTTCCACGAGGAGGAGCACCAGGAGGCCGCCCGCCGCGTCCTCATCGTGGAGAAGGACGCCCTCTTCGACGCCTACCAGAAGGGCACGCTCAACAAGGAGGTCTTCGAACACCTGTGCGCGGAGCTGGATGAGCGCATCGCGAAGACCAAGGACGCGGAGGCCCACGTCCCCCTGGAAGACGCCCACGCCGGTCCCCAGGCGATGGCCTCCTGA
- a CDS encoding leucine-rich repeat domain-containing protein, whose translation MALAFVAGGCTPLDLGVLSPEHLARSRVLPEPPGAVCPFGGQALQSGLDLNEDGELGPDEVTLTQYACANAPTSEEPTPAQVVVRTRKLDPGTPCPGGGQVTQAGLDVNGNGALDDAEVTREVHACQDAMPVRTRVRPVTSHSLCPSTATVLEAGEDLDGNGVLDGAEVQASHPFCEVAPSLLRIQLQPEPAGGRCGRPGTRVDAYGDLDGDGQRDADTEPAVVLTVCQAARVHEGAYVVADAADLAALQGVTRLTGDLRVTSGTLTALVLPELSVVQGALTIESNPALTHVALTGLRFARDVALNDNAVLATAALGDAAGSRVSVDGSLSVRGNPQLASLDGLRGLAPRNELGVAENALLESFTFPHVTSLPAGLAVHRNPKLRTFDLPALATAEGVSLSQNAALEALTGLAALRTVEHLSLSSNGALTSLAGLDTLLSAYSITVVRNASLQTMTGFLPRLIRAGSVHIGDNAALESAGGMSALRTVSESFTLHNNARLQRVTDLESLEAIHSLTVELNPMLTDLGGFGPLLRMERLSVRYNRDLQTLARLNELRFLQFLKLTDNPSLTMLGLDGLMAVEQGFSVEDNALLPTCGVQQLAERVYSGSPFELSILGNDSQTPCPP comes from the coding sequence GTGGCACTCGCCTTCGTCGCGGGAGGCTGCACGCCGCTGGACCTCGGCGTGCTCTCCCCGGAGCACCTGGCCCGCTCGCGAGTCCTCCCCGAGCCGCCGGGCGCCGTGTGCCCCTTCGGGGGGCAGGCCCTCCAGTCGGGGCTGGACCTCAACGAGGACGGCGAGCTGGGGCCCGACGAAGTCACGCTCACCCAGTACGCCTGCGCCAACGCCCCCACCTCTGAAGAACCTACGCCCGCGCAGGTGGTGGTGCGGACCCGGAAGCTCGACCCTGGCACCCCGTGTCCGGGCGGCGGACAGGTGACGCAGGCGGGCCTCGACGTGAACGGCAATGGCGCGCTGGACGACGCCGAAGTCACCCGCGAGGTCCACGCCTGTCAGGACGCCATGCCCGTGCGCACCCGCGTCCGCCCGGTGACGAGCCACAGCCTCTGCCCCTCCACCGCGACGGTGCTTGAGGCCGGCGAGGACCTGGACGGCAACGGCGTGCTCGACGGCGCGGAGGTCCAGGCGTCCCACCCCTTCTGCGAGGTGGCCCCCTCCTTGCTGCGCATCCAACTCCAGCCCGAGCCGGCGGGTGGACGCTGCGGACGGCCCGGCACCCGGGTGGACGCCTACGGCGACCTCGACGGCGACGGCCAGCGCGACGCCGACACGGAGCCCGCCGTCGTCCTCACGGTGTGCCAGGCCGCGCGCGTCCACGAGGGTGCCTACGTGGTGGCGGATGCGGCGGACCTCGCGGCCCTCCAGGGCGTCACCCGGCTGACGGGGGACCTGCGCGTCACCAGCGGGACGCTGACGGCGCTCGTCCTACCGGAGCTGTCCGTGGTCCAGGGAGCCCTCACCATCGAGTCCAACCCGGCGCTCACCCACGTCGCCCTGACCGGGCTGCGCTTCGCCCGGGACGTCGCGCTGAACGACAACGCGGTGCTCGCCACGGCGGCGCTCGGTGACGCGGCCGGGTCGCGGGTCTCCGTGGATGGGAGCCTGTCGGTGAGGGGCAACCCCCAGCTCGCCTCACTCGACGGACTGCGCGGGCTGGCGCCCCGGAACGAGCTGGGCGTGGCGGAGAACGCCCTGCTGGAGTCGTTCACGTTCCCCCACGTCACCAGCCTCCCCGCGGGGCTCGCCGTGCATCGCAACCCGAAGCTGCGCACGTTCGACCTCCCCGCCCTCGCCACCGCCGAGGGCGTCTCGCTGTCCCAGAACGCCGCGCTGGAGGCGCTGACGGGGCTGGCCGCGCTGCGCACCGTCGAACACCTGAGCCTCTCCTCCAACGGCGCGCTGACGTCGCTCGCGGGGCTCGACACCCTCCTCTCCGCCTACTCCATCACCGTGGTCCGGAACGCGAGCCTCCAGACGATGACGGGCTTCCTCCCTCGGCTCATCCGCGCGGGCTCGGTGCACATCGGCGACAACGCCGCGCTGGAGTCCGCGGGCGGCATGTCCGCGCTGCGGACCGTGTCGGAGTCGTTCACCCTGCACAACAACGCCCGCTTGCAGCGGGTCACGGACCTGGAGTCCCTGGAGGCCATCCACAGCCTCACCGTGGAGCTCAACCCGATGCTCACCGACCTGGGCGGCTTCGGACCCCTGCTGCGGATGGAGCGCCTGTCGGTCCGCTACAACCGCGACCTCCAGACGCTGGCCCGGCTCAACGAGCTGCGCTTCCTCCAGTTCCTCAAGCTCACGGACAACCCCAGCCTCACGATGCTGGGCCTGGACGGGCTGATGGCGGTGGAGCAGGGCTTCTCCGTGGAGGACAACGCCCTGCTGCCCACCTGCGGCGTGCAGCAGTTGGCGGAGCGCGTCTACTCCGGTTCGCCCTTTGAGCTCAGCATCCTGGGCAACGACAGCCAGACGCCCTGCCCTCCGTAG
- a CDS encoding SRPBCC family protein has translation MSHLMLEWKLPVPPEAVFPAFEQPSLIRRWFGAPPGCHRTHAPDPGALGQPYRVVLRDAAGRVFAQVGCILEAEPPRSLALEMDWEGGPVPSGRTRAELTFQPTDDGGTRLQVRQGPFADDVARDAHRAYWEACLGRLARVVSGEAVPCFEEFWEESRGFAGPLGAAAYAVLAGLREAGAPPEAVSQVEDVLYTHLTRLSEDTAEVLGAVLQSRVEGGAS, from the coding sequence GTGAGCCACCTGATGCTGGAGTGGAAGCTGCCGGTGCCGCCGGAGGCGGTGTTCCCCGCGTTCGAGCAGCCCTCGCTCATCCGCCGCTGGTTCGGCGCGCCGCCGGGCTGCCACCGCACGCACGCGCCGGACCCCGGCGCCCTGGGCCAGCCCTACCGGGTGGTGCTGCGGGACGCGGCGGGGCGTGTGTTCGCGCAGGTGGGCTGCATCCTGGAGGCCGAACCGCCAAGGTCGTTGGCGCTTGAAATGGATTGGGAGGGCGGGCCGGTGCCGTCAGGCCGCACCCGGGCGGAGCTGACCTTCCAACCCACCGACGATGGGGGCACGCGGCTCCAGGTGCGTCAGGGGCCCTTCGCGGACGACGTGGCCCGTGACGCGCACCGGGCCTACTGGGAGGCGTGCCTGGGGCGGCTCGCGCGCGTGGTGTCGGGTGAGGCGGTGCCGTGCTTCGAGGAGTTCTGGGAGGAGTCGCGCGGCTTCGCGGGGCCGCTGGGCGCGGCGGCGTACGCGGTGCTGGCGGGGCTGCGCGAGGCGGGCGCGCCCCCGGAGGCGGTGTCCCAGGTGGAGGACGTGCTCTACACGCACCTCACCCGGCTTTCGGAGGACACCGCGGAGGTGCTGGGTGCGGTGCTCCAGTCGCGGGTGGAGGGCGGCGCGAGCTGA
- a CDS encoding 2OG-Fe(II) oxygenase codes for MRFQPPWGGAFRLDTFFHRTPQALPEEAMASIRSAILGSSLLGESNLSGQFSGTYGFSLTFRREALPDVTRRFPAFAPYLAKTLLAECNAFLLNPLLVGQGRGVAAHIDRSLEFYGPSIGCPVAVSVLYVQVPKELQGGALRLYHRGGRVAELTPQERALVMFRGDLMHEVEAISSGAQGLAESRISLVVEQYRAPEAELARVPRFELRTRSGVQS; via the coding sequence ATGCGCTTCCAGCCACCGTGGGGTGGGGCCTTCCGGCTCGACACCTTCTTCCACCGCACTCCCCAGGCGCTGCCCGAGGAGGCGATGGCGTCCATCCGCTCCGCCATCCTGGGCTCGTCGCTGCTGGGGGAGTCGAACCTGTCGGGGCAGTTCTCCGGCACGTACGGCTTTTCGCTGACGTTCCGCCGGGAGGCCCTGCCGGACGTGACGCGGCGCTTTCCAGCGTTCGCGCCGTACCTGGCGAAGACGCTGCTGGCGGAGTGCAACGCCTTCCTGCTCAACCCGCTGCTGGTGGGGCAGGGGCGTGGGGTGGCGGCGCACATCGACCGGAGCCTGGAGTTCTACGGCCCCAGCATCGGGTGCCCGGTGGCGGTGAGCGTGCTGTATGTCCAGGTTCCGAAGGAACTCCAGGGCGGGGCCCTGCGGCTGTACCACCGGGGAGGGCGGGTGGCGGAGCTGACGCCGCAGGAGCGCGCGCTGGTGATGTTCCGGGGGGACCTGATGCATGAGGTGGAGGCCATCTCCTCCGGGGCGCAGGGGCTGGCGGAGTCGCGCATCAGCCTGGTGGTGGAGCAGTACCGGGCGCCGGAGGCGGAGCTGGCGCGCGTGCCCCGGTTTGAATTGCGCACGCGTTCGGGGGTCCAGTCGTGA
- a CDS encoding di-heme oxidoreductase family protein → MSRSRLTGIMLAFLAASCLAVDSEAATSGVTPSGSSAIFYVDTTDWADIHYKLNNGQQLNIRMAVTGGRNQYAVTGLTAGNVIDYNFTYWDVSCGCARDTTWTRYTHTGGTNPPVDAGTGTPDAGGTVDAGIPPNGDAGPVVPLFTSATALEPATTETTSTAIITRVGDRVRDRHMREDMYQAYDHYLKLYFEKRTHWIEIVDEVAKGGNQVVVNLYTIYPYDSPDFRAFFRGLNTVAEYFHNSDFVKVNDYKYTSSVGFNAKEGRAIRVGDRMEIEIGVFLQAPVEGRFNYYSTTMLYIVGQGGVVPFEGQGATRDSFPLPDKAWAGGRGTLHTPFSNEPDNRFLQMPTNLAPVNAQPFVEGRRLHHTNFKDGTHSEPDNPVFTAHVNKLGNNYVASSCVECHKQNGRGLAPSTTNTTLTNYVVKVGKVNGGTVTADPLLGFRLQPRAVSGTPEADVRISGWTNTSGTLRDGTAYQLRKPNYSFVNVTPTNFSARITPQLIGMGLLEAVPESQVAGLADPNDANGDGISGRMQTVRDPETGVTRLGRFGWKAGTARVKHQVAEAFNSDMGVTSSVFRTQDCGSSQQGCTGTSTELSDADLDKHTRYVALLGVPARRDHSDAQAMQGETVFTNAGCAKCHAPTLTTSQYSAMTEFRGQTIRPYTDLLLHDMGAGLADNLPEGQASGSEWRTAPLWGIGLTSGVSGGQNFLHDGRARNVTEAILWHGGEGEASKQAFINLSTADRNALLKFVNSL, encoded by the coding sequence ATGAGCCGCAGCAGACTCACGGGCATCATGCTCGCGTTCCTTGCCGCCAGTTGTCTGGCGGTTGATTCCGAAGCCGCCACGTCTGGCGTCACCCCTTCTGGTTCGTCCGCCATCTTCTACGTCGACACGACGGATTGGGCAGACATCCACTACAAGCTGAACAACGGCCAGCAGCTCAACATCCGCATGGCGGTGACGGGCGGCCGCAACCAGTACGCGGTGACGGGCCTCACCGCCGGCAACGTCATCGACTACAACTTCACGTATTGGGACGTGTCGTGCGGCTGTGCGCGTGACACGACCTGGACGCGCTACACGCATACGGGCGGCACCAATCCGCCGGTGGACGCGGGCACGGGCACGCCGGACGCGGGCGGCACGGTGGACGCCGGCATTCCTCCCAATGGCGACGCGGGCCCCGTGGTGCCGCTGTTCACCAGCGCCACCGCGCTGGAGCCGGCCACCACGGAGACGACCTCCACCGCCATCATCACCCGCGTGGGCGACCGCGTTCGCGACCGCCACATGCGCGAGGACATGTACCAGGCGTACGACCACTACCTGAAGCTGTACTTCGAGAAGCGCACCCACTGGATTGAGATCGTGGATGAGGTGGCCAAGGGCGGCAATCAGGTCGTCGTCAACCTCTACACCATCTACCCGTATGACAGCCCTGACTTCCGGGCGTTCTTCCGCGGCCTGAACACGGTGGCGGAGTACTTCCACAACTCGGACTTCGTGAAGGTGAACGACTACAAGTACACGTCGTCGGTGGGCTTCAACGCCAAGGAAGGCCGCGCCATCCGCGTCGGTGACCGGATGGAGATTGAGATTGGCGTGTTCCTCCAGGCGCCGGTGGAAGGCCGCTTCAACTACTACTCCACGACCATGCTCTACATCGTGGGCCAGGGCGGCGTCGTGCCCTTCGAGGGCCAGGGCGCGACCCGCGACTCCTTCCCGCTGCCGGACAAGGCCTGGGCGGGCGGCCGCGGCACGCTGCACACGCCGTTCTCCAACGAGCCGGACAACCGCTTCCTGCAGATGCCCACGAACCTGGCGCCGGTGAACGCGCAGCCGTTCGTCGAGGGCCGCCGCCTGCACCACACGAACTTCAAGGACGGCACGCACTCGGAGCCGGACAACCCGGTCTTCACGGCGCACGTCAACAAGCTGGGCAACAACTACGTCGCGTCCTCCTGTGTCGAGTGCCACAAGCAGAACGGCCGGGGCCTGGCGCCCTCCACGACCAACACCACGCTCACCAACTACGTGGTGAAGGTGGGCAAGGTGAATGGCGGCACGGTGACGGCGGACCCCCTGTTGGGCTTCCGCCTGCAGCCGCGCGCGGTCAGCGGCACGCCGGAGGCGGACGTGCGCATCAGCGGCTGGACGAACACCAGCGGCACGCTGAGGGACGGCACCGCGTACCAGCTGCGCAAGCCCAACTACAGCTTCGTCAACGTGACGCCGACGAACTTCTCCGCGCGCATCACGCCGCAGCTCATCGGCATGGGCCTGCTGGAGGCGGTGCCGGAGTCGCAGGTGGCGGGGCTGGCGGATCCGAACGACGCCAACGGCGACGGCATCTCCGGCCGCATGCAGACGGTGCGGGACCCGGAGACGGGCGTCACGCGGCTGGGCCGCTTCGGTTGGAAGGCGGGCACGGCGCGCGTGAAGCACCAGGTGGCCGAGGCGTTCAACAGCGACATGGGCGTGACGTCGTCGGTGTTCAGGACGCAGGACTGCGGCTCCTCGCAGCAGGGCTGCACGGGCACCAGCACGGAGCTGAGCGACGCGGACCTGGACAAGCACACCCGCTACGTCGCCCTGCTGGGCGTGCCGGCGCGCCGCGACCACAGCGACGCGCAGGCGATGCAGGGTGAGACGGTGTTCACCAACGCGGGCTGCGCGAAGTGCCACGCGCCCACGCTGACCACCAGCCAGTACAGCGCGATGACGGAGTTCCGCGGCCAGACCATCCGCCCGTACACGGACCTGCTGCTGCACGACATGGGCGCGGGCCTCGCGGACAACCTGCCCGAGGGTCAGGCGTCCGGCTCCGAGTGGCGCACCGCGCCCCTCTGGGGCATCGGCCTCACGTCCGGCGTCAGCGGCGGCCAGAACTTCCTGCACGACGGCCGCGCGCGTAACGTGACCGAGGCCATCCTGTGGCACGGCGGCGAGGGCGAGGCCTCCAAGCAGGCCTTCATCAATCTCAGCACCGCGGATCGCAACGCGCTGCTGAAGTTCGTCAACTCGCTGTAA
- a CDS encoding dimethylarginine dimethylaminohydrolase family protein, with protein MMDLFLMSPPGRGWALRGRANFRSREAAPADARGARREWLTLARHIEARGGTVVALPSPSDVLTGMPYAAECGQVVAREGRAPLFLLPRMMSAHRFAERDHWAPLARRMGLEVVEPGDGVWEAHGDVATFDGVTLLFWGGRTTLEGLEAAQKHFPGEVLRVRVREPAFHGNMAVLPLPAVDRLLVCPEVMAPESVSLLEARFGANRLVRVTEADIRRYATNGLPLGRDLLAPTVMPAHVVDLLQGLGMRVVPMPMPELTEKGGGSSRCLVSRASVDAGSLQLPAEYRLDAVAKDIEADGG; from the coding sequence ATGATGGACCTCTTCCTGATGTCGCCCCCGGGGCGAGGCTGGGCCCTGCGTGGCCGCGCGAACTTCCGCAGCCGCGAGGCGGCTCCCGCGGACGCGCGTGGCGCGAGGCGGGAGTGGCTGACGCTGGCGCGCCACATCGAAGCGCGCGGAGGCACGGTGGTGGCGCTGCCGTCGCCCTCGGACGTGCTGACGGGCATGCCCTACGCGGCCGAGTGCGGTCAGGTGGTGGCCCGCGAAGGACGGGCGCCGCTGTTCCTGCTGCCCCGGATGATGAGCGCGCACCGCTTCGCGGAGCGCGACCATTGGGCGCCGCTGGCCCGGCGCATGGGCCTGGAGGTGGTGGAGCCGGGTGACGGCGTCTGGGAAGCGCACGGCGACGTGGCGACGTTCGACGGGGTGACGCTGCTGTTCTGGGGCGGGCGCACCACGCTGGAGGGGCTGGAGGCCGCGCAGAAGCACTTCCCCGGCGAGGTGCTGCGCGTGCGGGTGCGCGAGCCCGCGTTCCACGGGAACATGGCGGTGCTGCCCCTGCCCGCGGTGGACCGGCTGCTGGTGTGTCCGGAGGTGATGGCGCCGGAGTCGGTGTCGCTGCTGGAGGCGCGCTTCGGCGCGAACCGGCTGGTGCGGGTGACGGAGGCGGACATCCGCCGCTATGCGACGAATGGGCTGCCGCTGGGCAGGGACCTGCTCGCGCCCACGGTGATGCCGGCGCACGTGGTGGACCTGTTGCAGGGGCTGGGCATGCGCGTGGTGCCCATGCCGATGCCGGAGCTGACGGAGAAGGGCGGCGGCTCCTCGCGGTGCCTGGTGTCGCGCGCGTCGGTGGACGCCGGGAGCCTCCAGCTCCCCGCCGAGTACCGGTTGGACGCGGTGGCGAAGGACATCGAAGCCGATGGCGGGTGA
- a CDS encoding lipase maturation factor family protein: MRPLVLFDGDCGFCKRWVARWSGNTDGRVRFVRASGWLLTLLGIPRREMQRAMQLVEPSGRRSSGAEAVFRMLAWSPHRSTRVAARLGLLPGIRQAAGAAYSLIARNRRRASRLDTWLFSRVTEPAEHRWVRWVFLRLLGGTFLIAFTSLGRQVLGLYGEKGIRPLREVTHSERWAAQGKWRRPSVFWWDASDAALTRGCRVGQALSLALLLNVAPGPSAKALWALYLSYVSLGREFLSFQWDVLLLEMGALGALTAPGGLRPGLGKRDVSALDVFLFRMLVFRLYFGSGVSKFHSGDRTWRELSACDVYFETAPLPTKGGWAAHQLPRPVRHAGTAAVLAAETGVPFLAFGPRRVRQVAFGTFAALQAAIVATGNYGFFNLQSLALGVWLLDDAALRRVLPERLGRDAGPASRPSMPATALSTVATVPFLVLGTTELLRRMGWWPRGPARVVEAVDWLEDRAHPLHSVNSYGLFAVMTVDRPEISVEGSDDGEHWVEYPFRYKTSGVDRPPRQVAPHQPRLDWQMWFAALGSPPSWFLALLERLLEGSPEVLGLFASNPFPDHPPRLVRAVLHDYRMTSREERQRTGAWWKRERRGLYVSPLTLTPAPTRTVGGPRLSWHV; this comes from the coding sequence ATGCGACCGCTCGTGCTGTTCGATGGGGATTGTGGCTTCTGCAAGCGCTGGGTGGCGCGCTGGAGCGGTAACACCGACGGGCGCGTGCGCTTCGTCCGCGCCAGCGGGTGGCTGCTCACGCTGCTGGGCATCCCCCGGCGGGAGATGCAGCGGGCCATGCAGCTCGTGGAGCCCTCGGGGCGCCGCTCGTCCGGAGCTGAGGCGGTCTTCCGGATGCTCGCCTGGTCGCCCCACCGGAGCACGCGAGTGGCCGCGCGGCTGGGGTTGCTGCCCGGCATCCGGCAGGCGGCGGGCGCGGCGTATTCGCTCATCGCGCGCAACCGGCGGCGCGCGTCGCGCCTGGATACGTGGTTGTTCAGCCGCGTGACGGAGCCCGCGGAGCACCGGTGGGTGCGCTGGGTCTTCCTGCGCCTGTTGGGCGGCACCTTCCTCATCGCCTTCACGTCGCTGGGAAGGCAGGTGCTGGGGCTCTATGGGGAGAAGGGCATCCGCCCCCTCCGCGAGGTGACGCATTCGGAGCGCTGGGCCGCGCAGGGCAAGTGGCGGCGGCCGTCGGTCTTCTGGTGGGACGCCTCCGACGCGGCGCTGACGCGGGGCTGCCGCGTGGGGCAGGCGCTGTCGCTGGCGCTGCTGCTCAACGTGGCCCCGGGCCCGAGCGCGAAGGCGCTGTGGGCGCTGTACCTGTCCTATGTGTCCCTGGGGCGCGAGTTCCTGTCGTTCCAGTGGGACGTGCTGCTGCTGGAGATGGGCGCGCTGGGGGCGCTCACCGCGCCCGGGGGCCTGCGTCCCGGGCTGGGGAAGCGGGACGTGTCCGCGCTGGACGTGTTCCTCTTCCGGATGCTCGTGTTCCGGCTCTACTTCGGCTCCGGGGTGAGCAAGTTCCATTCAGGGGACCGGACGTGGCGCGAGCTGAGCGCGTGCGACGTGTACTTCGAGACCGCGCCCCTGCCCACGAAGGGCGGCTGGGCCGCGCACCAGCTCCCGCGCCCGGTGCGCCACGCGGGCACCGCGGCGGTGCTGGCGGCGGAGACGGGGGTGCCCTTCCTCGCCTTCGGGCCCCGGCGCGTGCGGCAGGTCGCCTTCGGCACCTTCGCGGCGTTGCAGGCGGCCATCGTCGCCACGGGCAACTACGGCTTCTTCAACCTCCAATCGCTGGCGCTGGGCGTGTGGCTGCTGGACGACGCGGCCCTGCGGCGCGTGCTCCCTGAACGGCTCGGGCGGGACGCCGGGCCCGCGTCGCGGCCGTCGATGCCGGCCACGGCGCTGTCCACCGTCGCGACCGTGCCGTTCCTGGTGCTGGGCACCACGGAGCTGTTGCGCCGGATGGGGTGGTGGCCGCGCGGGCCGGCGCGCGTGGTGGAGGCGGTGGACTGGCTGGAGGACCGGGCGCATCCGCTGCACTCGGTGAACTCCTATGGCCTGTTCGCGGTGATGACGGTGGACCGGCCGGAGATCTCCGTGGAGGGCTCGGACGACGGCGAGCACTGGGTGGAGTACCCCTTCCGCTACAAGACCTCGGGGGTGGACCGGCCGCCGCGTCAGGTGGCGCCCCACCAGCCCCGGCTGGACTGGCAGATGTGGTTCGCGGCGCTGGGGTCGCCGCCCTCGTGGTTCCTGGCCTTGCTGGAGCGGCTGCTGGAGGGCTCGCCGGAGGTCCTGGGCCTCTTCGCCTCCAATCCCTTTCCGGACCACCCACCCCGGCTGGTGCGGGCGGTGCTCCATGACTACCGGATGACGTCCCGGGAAGAGCGACAGCGCACGGGGGCCTGGTGGAAGCGGGAGCGGCGGGGGCTGTACGTGTCACCGCTGACCCTCACGCCCGCCCCGACGCGTACGGTAGGAGGTCCGCGGCTGTCCTGGCATGTCTAG
- a CDS encoding MBL fold metallo-hydrolase, translated as MSEPKAQAKKTDEVVPGVHHWTVEDDRLGGIRSDAYAVVDDDGTVTLIDPLPIDEKALRKLGNLEAIVLTAGNHQRSAWRMRKAFGIPVWAPEGAQGLEEKPDFEYVAGNTLPGGLSTFQTPGPTEAMYTLWMQKNPHAVVFISDLLSREGRGTPKFVPGEYQDEPLRTRSSIQRILDHLPIQTVCFAHGAPILKDGAAALRKALEQDHEFPGAPAPA; from the coding sequence ATGAGCGAGCCCAAGGCCCAGGCGAAGAAGACGGACGAGGTCGTCCCGGGAGTGCATCACTGGACGGTCGAGGATGACCGGCTCGGGGGCATTCGCAGCGACGCGTACGCGGTGGTGGACGACGACGGCACCGTCACCCTCATCGACCCGCTGCCCATCGACGAGAAGGCCCTGCGCAAGCTGGGCAACCTTGAAGCCATCGTGCTCACCGCGGGCAACCACCAGCGCTCCGCGTGGCGCATGCGCAAGGCGTTTGGCATTCCCGTCTGGGCCCCGGAGGGCGCGCAGGGCCTGGAGGAGAAGCCCGACTTCGAATACGTGGCCGGCAACACGCTGCCCGGCGGCCTCAGCACCTTCCAGACGCCCGGCCCCACCGAGGCCATGTACACGCTCTGGATGCAGAAGAACCCGCACGCGGTCGTCTTCATCTCCGACCTGCTGTCGCGTGAAGGCCGGGGCACGCCGAAGTTCGTCCCCGGCGAGTACCAGGACGAGCCCCTGCGCACCCGCTCCAGCATCCAGCGCATCCTGGACCACCTGCCCATCCAGACCGTCTGCTTCGCGCACGGCGCGCCCATCCTCAAGGACGGCGCCGCCGCCCTGCGCAAGGCCCTGGAGCAGGACCACGAATTCCCAGGCGCGCCGGCCCCGGCCTAA